Proteins encoded within one genomic window of Halobacteroides halobius DSM 5150:
- a CDS encoding nicotinate phosphoribosyltransferase, which yields MSERELKDLNDVKEFSITKDRKLFSATSEEIEQGLTTDIYFIKTREILEKLGHSDTKVVAEVFASSPGIVAGIDEALNLLKTKEVKVWALEEGAKIEKKEVVMRIEGSYNDFGIFETAILGTLANSSGWATAAKECKEAAGEKPMLCFGARHVHPAVAPVMERAALIGGADGASCILGAKATGQEPAGTVPHALILTVGDTLEVAQAYHDLMPENEPRTILVDTFQDEAVESLRLAKELKANLDGIRLDTASERGGVTPGLLKEVRARLDQAGYEHVNIFISGGLTPARIKEFDKLGASGFGVGSYISSAKAINMTMDLKEVAGQPIAKRGRIPGITNNPRLKRRI from the coding sequence ATGAGTGAACGAGAGTTAAAAGATTTAAATGATGTAAAAGAATTTAGTATTACAAAGGATAGAAAACTTTTTTCAGCTACTTCAGAAGAAATAGAACAGGGGCTTACAACAGATATTTATTTTATTAAGACACGAGAGATTTTAGAAAAGTTAGGACATTCAGATACTAAAGTTGTAGCTGAGGTTTTTGCAAGTAGTCCTGGAATAGTAGCAGGGATTGATGAAGCCCTAAATTTATTAAAGACTAAAGAAGTTAAAGTTTGGGCTTTAGAAGAAGGAGCTAAGATAGAGAAAAAAGAAGTAGTTATGAGAATAGAAGGTTCTTATAATGACTTTGGGATTTTTGAAACAGCTATCTTAGGAACCTTAGCCAATTCAAGTGGTTGGGCCACTGCTGCTAAAGAGTGTAAAGAAGCAGCTGGAGAGAAGCCAATGTTATGCTTTGGAGCTCGTCATGTTCATCCAGCGGTAGCTCCAGTAATGGAGAGAGCAGCTTTAATTGGTGGTGCGGATGGCGCTAGTTGTATCTTAGGGGCCAAAGCAACGGGCCAAGAACCAGCGGGGACAGTTCCTCATGCTTTGATTTTAACAGTGGGTGATACTTTAGAAGTTGCTCAAGCTTATCATGATTTGATGCCTGAAAATGAACCAAGAACTATTCTAGTAGATACTTTTCAGGATGAAGCAGTAGAGTCATTACGACTTGCTAAAGAACTTAAAGCCAATTTAGATGGTATTAGATTAGATACTGCATCAGAAAGAGGAGGAGTTACTCCTGGTTTACTTAAAGAAGTTAGAGCTAGATTAGACCAAGCTGGTTATGAGCACGTTAATATTTTCATATCTGGAGGTTTAACACCAGCAAGAATAAAGGAATTTGATAAGCTAGGAGCCAGTGGTTTTGGGGTTGGCAGTTATATTTCTTCTGCTAAAGCAATTAATATGACAATGGATCTAAAAGAAGTTGCAGGACAACCGATAGCTAAAAGGGGTAGAATTCCTGGAATAACTAATAATCCTCGTTTGAAACGTAGAATATAA
- a CDS encoding HutP family protein, whose product MDLSDFTAEDFVTINKDRALGKMATMLAMVKDKADDKLVNTFMEEGYNAVITRAGGKGEELKNKVLRNALGAAVKGNVIGDDIQNRRVLTRCVERALTGLNGPMSSISGAGIKIGIVKHGVHLAVAIHGKIGIPGLEVDHEISGLGVHYYGLRREEDK is encoded by the coding sequence GTGGATTTAAGTGATTTTACGGCAGAAGATTTTGTTACTATTAATAAAGATAGAGCTTTAGGTAAGATGGCTACAATGTTAGCAATGGTGAAAGATAAAGCTGATGATAAGTTAGTAAACACCTTTATGGAAGAAGGGTATAATGCGGTAATTACTAGAGCTGGAGGAAAAGGTGAAGAGTTAAAGAATAAAGTATTACGTAATGCCTTAGGTGCAGCTGTAAAGGGAAATGTTATTGGTGATGATATTCAAAATCGTAGAGTGCTAACTCGTTGTGTTGAACGGGCTTTAACAGGATTAAATGGGCCAATGAGTAGTATATCAGGAGCTGGAATTAAGATTGGAATTGTTAAGCATGGTGTTCATTTGGCAGTGGCAATTCACGGAAAGATTGGAATCCCTGGCTTAGAGGTTGACCATGAGATTTCAGGTTTAGGAGTTCATTATTATGGTTTAAGACGTGAGGAAGATAAATAA
- a CDS encoding ROK family protein, whose amino-acid sequence MKQEYVIGIDLGGTKILTALADLEGNILAEVRKPTEADKGKNSVIAKIKDTIYEVLGQTEVAIEEVEGIGLGSPGPLNIEEGIIYHTPNLNLDNVNIIEELKDVGPPIFLENDANAAALGEKYFGAGKDAQDLIYVTVSTGIGGGIIIGGEVYHGASDGAGEIGHLTLLPNSDQKCGCGNYGCWEAVASGTALSRLGREAVKNGEDTLLADLVDDATEVNGAVIAKAAKKGDQVASEIVEQIAEYLGIGFASLINIFNPEKIIIGGGVSKSWPLLQDTVLANVEQRAMEALTAEVEIVTSQLEDKIGVKGAIATALVGLKELS is encoded by the coding sequence GTGAAGCAAGAATATGTGATTGGTATTGATCTAGGTGGTACTAAGATTTTAACTGCTTTAGCTGATTTAGAAGGTAATATATTAGCTGAGGTAAGAAAGCCAACTGAAGCTGATAAAGGAAAGAATAGTGTAATTGCTAAAATTAAGGATACTATTTATGAAGTATTAGGGCAAACAGAGGTAGCAATAGAAGAAGTGGAAGGAATTGGGTTAGGATCCCCTGGTCCGCTTAATATTGAAGAAGGAATTATTTATCATACTCCTAATCTAAATCTAGATAATGTAAATATTATTGAAGAATTAAAGGATGTTGGTCCTCCTATATTCCTGGAAAATGATGCTAATGCAGCTGCATTAGGAGAAAAGTATTTTGGAGCAGGTAAAGATGCTCAAGATTTAATTTATGTAACTGTAAGTACAGGAATTGGTGGTGGGATTATTATTGGTGGTGAGGTATATCATGGTGCTAGTGATGGTGCTGGAGAAATTGGTCATTTAACCTTATTGCCCAATAGTGATCAAAAGTGTGGTTGTGGTAATTATGGTTGTTGGGAGGCAGTAGCTTCTGGAACAGCATTAAGCAGATTAGGGCGTGAAGCTGTCAAAAATGGTGAAGATACTTTATTAGCTGATTTAGTAGATGATGCAACTGAGGTTAATGGAGCTGTGATTGCTAAAGCAGCTAAAAAAGGAGATCAAGTAGCTTCTGAAATAGTAGAGCAAATAGCAGAGTATTTAGGGATTGGGTTTGCTAGTTTAATCAATATTTTCAATCCAGAAAAAATAATCATTGGTGGAGGAGTATCAAAGTCTTGGCCTCTATTACAGGATACTGTTTTGGCTAATGTTGAACAAAGAGCTATGGAAGCGTTAACTGCTGAAGTAGAAATTGTCACTTCTCAGTTAGAGGATAAAATAGGAGTAAAAGGAGCTATTGCGACAGCTTTAGTAGGCTTAAAAGAATTGTCTTAA
- the hprK gene encoding HPr(Ser) kinase/phosphatase produces the protein MKELTVQEIIDEFGLEKTNQVVVNRDVTVSDIKRPGLELAGFFDYFTPERIQILGRTEISFLKELPKELLVERVKKFVSYNIPCIVVTRGMEPPQILIDLATEAEVAILRTDYSTTSFVSRLTEYLEEKFAPEVTKHGVLVEVYGVGVFIKGSSGIGKSESALDLVKRGHRLVADDAVVMSKVMRNTLVGSSPDISEHYMELRGLGIINVKTLFGAGAIREEQHIDFIIELEEWNDKQTYDRLGLEEESQEILGVTLPKVTIPVRPGRNLAMVMEVAAMNFRLKSMGYNAAEEFTKNLNQALKDK, from the coding sequence ATGAAAGAATTAACTGTTCAAGAAATAATTGATGAATTTGGATTAGAAAAAACAAATCAAGTAGTTGTTAATCGGGACGTTACGGTTAGTGATATTAAGCGACCAGGACTAGAACTTGCAGGTTTTTTTGATTACTTTACTCCAGAGCGGATACAAATTCTAGGACGAACTGAAATATCATTTTTAAAAGAGTTACCCAAGGAATTATTAGTTGAAAGGGTAAAAAAGTTTGTCAGTTATAATATTCCGTGTATTGTAGTTACTAGAGGAATGGAACCACCACAGATACTAATAGATTTAGCCACTGAGGCCGAAGTTGCAATTTTAAGGACTGATTATTCAACAACGAGTTTTGTTAGTAGGTTAACAGAATACTTAGAAGAAAAATTTGCTCCTGAAGTTACTAAACATGGAGTTTTGGTAGAAGTTTATGGTGTGGGAGTCTTCATAAAAGGTAGTAGTGGGATTGGTAAAAGTGAAAGTGCTCTAGATTTAGTTAAGAGAGGACATCGTTTAGTAGCTGATGATGCTGTAGTAATGAGTAAAGTAATGAGAAATACTTTAGTAGGCTCATCACCAGATATTTCTGAACATTATATGGAACTAAGAGGTTTAGGTATAATTAATGTTAAGACTTTATTTGGAGCAGGTGCTATTAGGGAAGAACAACATATAGATTTTATTATTGAATTAGAGGAATGGAATGATAAACAAACTTATGATCGTTTAGGTTTAGAAGAAGAAAGTCAGGAAATCTTAGGTGTTACATTACCTAAAGTAACAATTCCAGTGCGACCTGGTAGGAATTTAGCTATGGTAATGGAAGTTGCAGCTATGAATTTTAGATTGAAAAGTATGGGGTATAATGCAGCGGAAGAATTTACCAAAAACCTTAATCAAGCTTTAAAGGATAAATAA
- a CDS encoding Cof-type HAD-IIB family hydrolase, translated as MNYKLLAIDLDDTLLGQDLKISNRTQKLIKEARKQGLRVVIATGRMYSSALPYLKQLNLTKETITYNGALVKQVASNKIIDHRPVPKKLARKIVDYVEENNLHLNLYLDDQLYVNKSGFGADYYERISGVKPTLIKGKLSQCIDQPSTKLLIVEENLAKVKEVLVALQDRFSDDLNVTASKAHFVEIMNQQASKGRALKKLASDLNIERDQIIAIGDSYNDLDMIEYAGFGVAVDNARDKLKEKADYITSSNDEGGVAEIIEKFILN; from the coding sequence ATGAATTATAAACTATTAGCTATAGATTTAGATGATACATTATTAGGCCAGGATTTAAAGATTTCAAATAGAACGCAAAAATTAATTAAAGAAGCAAGAAAGCAAGGGCTTAGAGTAGTAATTGCTACAGGAAGGATGTATAGTTCAGCTCTGCCCTATCTTAAGCAATTAAATTTAACAAAAGAAACAATAACTTATAATGGAGCCTTAGTTAAACAAGTTGCTTCTAATAAAATTATAGATCATCGACCAGTGCCAAAAAAGTTGGCCCGTAAGATAGTAGATTATGTAGAGGAGAATAATTTACACCTTAATCTTTATTTAGATGATCAGTTATATGTCAATAAATCAGGATTTGGAGCTGATTATTATGAAAGGATATCAGGAGTTAAACCAACTTTAATTAAAGGAAAATTAAGTCAATGTATAGATCAACCATCTACTAAGTTATTAATTGTAGAAGAAAACTTAGCTAAAGTAAAGGAAGTTTTAGTTGCTTTACAGGATAGGTTTAGTGATGATTTAAATGTAACAGCTTCTAAAGCACACTTTGTAGAAATTATGAATCAGCAGGCTTCCAAAGGAAGGGCTTTAAAAAAATTAGCGTCTGATTTAAATATAGAACGAGATCAGATAATAGCTATTGGAGACAGCTATAATGATTTAGATATGATCGAGTATGCTGGATTTGGGGTAGCAGTTGATAATGCTCGTGATAAATTAAAGGAAAAGGCAGATTATATTACTTCATCTAATGATGAAGGTGGGGTAGCGGAGATAATTGAGAAGTTTATTCTTAACTAG
- a CDS encoding PTS lactose/cellobiose transporter subunit IIA, producing the protein MSQQVNLNKVAFNITLHGGNAKDLAHDALKAAKEGNNERAENLLEEAREEFNKGHEVQSQAMKQDDKEDKVYTNMLLAHAMDHLMAAKSEMVLIEELIELHQKVEG; encoded by the coding sequence ATGTCTCAACAGGTAAACTTAAATAAGGTGGCTTTTAATATTACTTTACATGGTGGCAATGCTAAGGATTTAGCTCATGATGCTTTAAAGGCAGCAAAAGAAGGTAATAATGAGCGAGCAGAAAACTTACTAGAAGAAGCTAGAGAAGAGTTTAATAAAGGACATGAGGTTCAATCTCAGGCTATGAAACAGGATGATAAAGAGGATAAGGTTTATACTAATATGTTATTGGCCCATGCAATGGATCATTTGATGGCTGCTAAATCGGAAATGGTATTAATTGAGGAATTGATTGAGTTACACCAAAAAGTAGAAGGATAA